In Phaseolus vulgaris cultivar G19833 chromosome 10, P. vulgaris v2.0, whole genome shotgun sequence, a single genomic region encodes these proteins:
- the LOC137819438 gene encoding putative receptor protein kinase ZmPK1, translated as MASSTTLCLGVLISLILFHKLHASSSFSLSVEKLNEDVIVSSPKPTFTAGFYAVGHNAFCFAIWYTNSPNTLVWIANRDHPFNGKRSTLSLLKSGNLVLTDAAQFQVWSTATATTSKQVHLRLHDSGNLVLLEDSSNNTVLWQSFDFPTDTLLPNQPLRGSTNLVSSRSGSNHSSGFYKLFFDFENVLRLIYQGPRVSSVFWPYAWLQSNNFGNGNGRSTFNDSRVALLDDLGAVLSSDNFTFRTIDYGTVLQRRLTLDHDGNVRVYTMIDGEEKWVVSGLFRQQPCFIHGICGPNSYCTNDPTIGRKCSCLPGHRWNNTQDWSQGCEPNFQSGCGNTPQESNFLTLPQTDFYGYDYGLYSNHTYQQCVDECLRLCECKGFQFNFPKQDGLGSHCYLKWQLLNGHRSADFDGAFFLRLPRDFDDIAIVRNGNGMVCGGSSAVEEVLARPYTKEKGNELVKFMLWFAVALGGIEVVCIFVVWCFLFRKNTDKEGYVVAVETGFRKFSYSELKQATKGFRDEIGRGGGGTVYKGVLTDNLVVAIKRLHEVANQGESEFLAEVSIIGRLNHMNLIGMLGYCAEGKHRLLVYEYMENGSLAHNLSSASNALDWRKRYNIAVGTARGLAYLHEECLEWILHCDIKPQNILLDSDYKPKVGDFGLSKLLNRNNLKNSSFSRIRGTRGYMAPEWVFNLPITSKVDVYSYGIVLLEMITGRSPTTGVQFTELESESGHNERLVTWVREKKRKGSEVGPSWVDEIVDPALGSNYDMNEMEILATVALECVEEEKNVRPNMSQVAERLQNHDHDSR; from the exons ATGGCATCTTCAACAACATTGTGTTTGGGTGTTCTGATTTCTCTGATATTGTTCCATAAGTTGCATGCTTCATCTTCCTTCTCTCTCTCCGTAGAGAAGTTGAATGAAGACGTGATAGTGTCATCACCCAAACCAACATTCACAGCAGGCTTTTACGCCGTCGGACACAACGCTTTCTGCTTCGCAATATGGTACACCAACTCACCCAACACCCTCGTTTGGATCGCCAACCGGGACCACCCCTTTAACGGAAAACGCTCCACCCTCTCCCTTCTCAAATCCGGCAACCTCGTTCTCACCGACGCCGCCCAGTTCCAAGTCTGGTCCACCGCCACCGCCACCACATCCAAACAAGTCCACTTACGTTTGCACGACTCCGGCAACCTCGTACTCCTCGAAGATTCCTCCAACAACACTGTTTTGTGGCAGAGCTTCGATTTCCCAACCGACACGCTTCTTCCAAATCAGCCTCTGAGAGGGAGCACCAACCTGGTTTCCTCCAGAAGCGGGAGCAACCACTCCTCCGGTTTCTACAAGCTCTTCTTCGACTTCGAGAATGTTCTACGCCTCATCTACCAGGGCCCTCGAGTTTCCAGCGTTTTCTGGCCTTACGCTTGGCTTCAGAGCAACAACTTCGGTAATGGCAACGGCAGATCTACTTTCAATGATAGCAGGGTTGCTTTGCTTGATGATTTGGGTGCCGTGCTTTCTTCCGACAACTTCACTTTCAGAACGATCGATTACGGGACGGTGCTTCAGCGGAGATTGACCCTGGATCATGACGGTAATGTGAGGGTGTACACCATGATAGATGGAGAAGAGAAGTGGGTGGTGTCAGGGCTGTTTCGGCAACAACCTTGTTTTATTCATGGCATTTGTGGACCCAACAGCTATTGCACCAATGACCCCACAATTGGAAGAAAGTGTTCCTGCCTTCCAG GTCACAGATGGAATAATACTCAAGACTGGTCTCAAGGTTGCGAACCAAATTTCCAGTCAGGGTGCGGCAACACACCGCAAGAGTCTAACTTCTTGACCTTGCCTCAAACGGACTTTTACGGATACGACTATGGTCTCTATTCGAATCACACGTACCAACAATGTGTGGATGAGTGTTTAAGGTTGTGCGAATGCAAAGGGTTTCAGTTCAACTTTCCGAAGCAAGATGGGCTAGGTAGTCACTGCTACCTCAAGTGGCAGTTACTAAATGGGCATCGTTCAGCGGATTTCGACGGAGCATTCTTCCTGAGACTACCCCGTGACTTTGATGACATAGCAATTGTACGTAATGGCAATGGCATGGTATGTGGGGGGAGTAGTGCAGTAGAGGAAGTTCTAGCGAGACCATATAccaaagaaaaaggaaatgaGTTGGTGAAGTTCATGTTGTGGTTTGCGGTTGCCTTAGGTGGAATTGAGGTTGTGTGCATCTTTGTGGTGTGGTGTTTCTTGTTCAGGAAAAATACTGATAAAGAAGGCTATGTTGTTGCCGTGGAAACGGGGTTCAGAAAATTCAGTTACTCTGAACTGAAACAAGCCACCAAAGGTTTCAGAGATGAGATTGGAAGGGGTGGTGGTGGAACAGTGTATAAGGGTGTCTTGACAGATAATCTAGTGGTGGCAATAAAGCGTCTGCATGAAGTAGCAAACCAAGGAGAAAGCGAGTTTCTGGCTGAGGTAAGTATCATTGGAAGGCTTAACCACATGAATTTGATTGGCATGTTGGGGTATTGTGCAGAGGGAAAGCATAGGTTGTTGGTTTATGAGTACATGGAAAATGGTTCATTGGCTCACAACCTTTCATCAGCTTCAAATGCACTTGACTGGAGAAAAAGGTATAACATTGCTGTGGGAACAGCAAGAGGTCTGGCCTACTTGCATGAAGAATGCTTGGAGTGGATTTTGCATTGTGACATCAAGCCTCAAAACATACTTCTTGACTCTGATTATAAACCTAAAGTAGGGGATTTTGGGTTGTCTAAGCTACTTAACCGGAACAATCTTAAGAATTCAAGCTTCTCAAGGATAAGAGGAACAAGAGGTTACATGGCACCTGAATGGGTTTTCAACTTGCCAATCACTTCCAAGGTTGATGTGTACAGCTATGGCATTGTTCTCTTGGAGATGATCACTGGAAGGAGCCCAACAACAGGTGTCCAATTCACAGAGTTAGAATCAGAGTCAGGTCATAATGAGAGATTGGTGACATGGGTGAGGGAGAAAAAGAGGAAAGGATCAGAAGTGGGACCATCTTGGGTGGATGAGATCGTTGACCCTGCTTTGGGATCAAACTATGACATGAATGAAATGGAGATATTGGCAACGGTGGCTCTGGAATGTGTAGAGGAAGAGAAAAACGTGAGACCCAACATGAGCCAAGTTGCTGAGAGGCTCCAAAATCATGACCATGATTCAAGATAG